Proteins from a genomic interval of Erwinia sp. SLM-02:
- a CDS encoding TonB-dependent siderophore receptor, which translates to MFSTVKKQARPGFAVRSDKHTVRLLLASSLLVVPVAHAAGATTPENTLTVTAENRESITAPLKGIVAKESAAGTKTDTPLRKTPQSISVVTRDRMDQQEPASVAEALSYTSGVITDYRGNSNRNDEVISRGFRYAPKLLDGLHFGLSSQNGGAGQLDPWLLERVEMVHGPAGVLYGQVSPGGVVAMTSKRPTAQEIREVKLSSGNRHLAEAAFDFGGRLNDDSTLFYRLNGIGSTRHEFVKDNKQERVAIAPALTWLPNEDTSFTLLTSYQNDPKAGSRNFLPRAGTLYATSAGYVPYDFNVSESSYDKSTREQASIGYNLDHNFNDAVSFTQNLRFTHRDEDYKYLVYNVVAPANDHTLTRMAQHESQLTNEFGVDNQLKGVFETGAVQHTVLGGLDYRYSHINSKMYRDRNSDYPIDWANPSHTDIDASKLSLVSSDQKTLNQVGVYVQDQLEWNDWNLLLSGRHDWSQVNTRDNTTGGSENSYNDNQFTGRAGLLYAFDNGISPYVSYSTSFEPTLYQGEPGSPAMKPTTGKQTEVGVKYQIPDSNTLLTLSWFDITQKNVASFNRTTYFYDQIGKVKSQGVEAEVNAQPTPEIALTAAYSYTDVETKDSPTAAEIGHSPAAIPRHAASAWGSYSFQQGVLNGLTVGTGVRYIGTAPGDATGEYYVPHYTLYDAMMKYDLGQATSSLRGTTLQLNVQNLSDKKYVSSCSGEDACFYGVGRTIIASVDYRW; encoded by the coding sequence ATGTTCAGTACCGTTAAAAAACAGGCAAGACCAGGTTTCGCAGTACGTTCCGACAAACACACAGTGCGTCTTTTACTGGCCTCCAGCCTGCTGGTAGTGCCGGTGGCGCACGCCGCAGGCGCAACGACCCCTGAAAACACCCTGACGGTCACCGCCGAAAACCGGGAAAGCATTACCGCGCCGCTGAAGGGGATCGTGGCGAAAGAGAGCGCCGCCGGGACCAAAACCGATACTCCGCTGCGCAAAACCCCGCAGTCGATTTCGGTGGTGACCCGCGATCGGATGGATCAGCAGGAACCGGCCTCCGTTGCCGAAGCGCTGTCCTACACCAGCGGTGTGATTACCGACTATCGCGGTAACTCCAACCGTAATGATGAAGTGATCAGCCGTGGCTTCCGCTACGCGCCCAAGCTGCTTGACGGGCTGCACTTTGGTCTTTCCAGCCAGAACGGCGGGGCCGGGCAGCTGGATCCGTGGCTGCTGGAGCGCGTGGAAATGGTCCACGGTCCGGCAGGCGTTCTGTACGGTCAGGTCAGCCCCGGCGGCGTGGTGGCGATGACCAGCAAGCGCCCGACCGCGCAGGAGATCCGCGAAGTTAAGCTGAGCAGCGGTAACCGTCATCTGGCGGAAGCGGCGTTTGACTTCGGCGGCAGGCTGAACGATGACAGCACGCTGTTCTATCGCCTGAACGGCATCGGCAGCACCAGACACGAATTCGTTAAGGACAACAAACAGGAGCGCGTGGCGATTGCCCCGGCGCTGACCTGGCTGCCGAACGAAGACACCAGCTTTACCCTGTTAACCAGCTACCAGAACGATCCTAAGGCCGGTTCACGTAACTTCCTGCCGCGTGCGGGAACCCTGTACGCCACCAGTGCGGGCTACGTGCCTTATGACTTCAACGTCAGCGAATCAAGCTACGATAAGTCGACCCGCGAACAGGCGTCCATCGGCTATAACCTCGACCACAACTTCAACGATGCGGTGTCATTCACCCAGAATCTGCGCTTCACCCATCGCGATGAAGACTACAAGTATCTGGTGTACAACGTCGTCGCCCCGGCGAACGATCACACGCTGACCCGCATGGCGCAGCACGAGTCGCAGCTGACCAACGAATTCGGCGTGGATAACCAGCTGAAAGGCGTGTTCGAGACCGGCGCAGTGCAGCATACCGTACTGGGCGGGCTGGACTACCGTTACAGCCACATCAATTCGAAGATGTATCGCGATCGCAACAGCGATTATCCAATCGACTGGGCCAACCCGAGCCATACCGACATTGATGCCAGCAAGCTGTCGCTGGTTTCCAGCGACCAGAAAACCCTGAACCAGGTGGGCGTGTACGTGCAGGATCAGCTGGAGTGGAACGACTGGAATCTGCTGCTCTCCGGCCGCCACGACTGGTCGCAGGTCAATACCCGCGATAACACCACCGGCGGCTCTGAAAACAGCTATAACGACAATCAGTTCACCGGACGCGCGGGCCTGCTGTACGCCTTCGACAACGGTATTTCACCGTATGTCAGCTACAGCACCTCGTTTGAACCGACCCTGTACCAGGGCGAACCGGGCAGCCCGGCGATGAAGCCCACCACCGGCAAGCAGACCGAAGTCGGCGTGAAGTATCAGATCCCGGACAGCAACACCCTGCTGACGCTTTCCTGGTTCGATATCACCCAGAAGAACGTGGCCTCGTTTAACCGCACCACTTACTTCTACGATCAGATCGGTAAAGTGAAGTCTCAGGGCGTGGAAGCGGAGGTTAACGCGCAGCCAACGCCGGAGATTGCGCTGACCGCGGCTTACTCCTACACCGATGTGGAGACCAAAGATTCGCCAACCGCCGCTGAAATCGGCCACAGCCCGGCGGCCATTCCGCGCCACGCTGCGTCTGCGTGGGGCAGCTACAGCTTCCAGCAGGGCGTACTGAACGGCCTGACGGTTGGTACCGGCGTGCGCTACATCGGCACCGCGCCGGGTGATGCGACCGGCGAATACTATGTTCCGCACTACACCCTGTACGATGCGATGATGAAATATGACCTCGGCCAGGCC